In one Chryseobacterium camelliae genomic region, the following are encoded:
- the gldC gene encoding gliding motility protein GldC, with product MRKTQITIDVELDENHIPETMTWNAQDGGVDKEETKAVMISVWDEKAMEALRIDLWTKEMPVDQMKMFMHQILVSLGNTYQRATGEEDVAQWIEQMAEEFAIKSAIKM from the coding sequence ATGAGAAAGACTCAGATTACGATAGATGTAGAATTGGATGAAAACCACATCCCTGAAACAATGACCTGGAACGCACAGGATGGCGGTGTTGATAAAGAAGAGACAAAAGCAGTGATGATTTCGGTTTGGGACGAAAAAGCGATGGAGGCTTTAAGAATCGATCTTTGGACGAAAGAAATGCCGGTTGATCAGATGAAAATGTTCATGCACCAGATTTTAGTTTCTCTGGGAAATACCTATCAAAGAGCAACTGGAGAAGAGGATGTGGCACAATGGATAGAGCAAATGGCAGAGGAGTTTGCGATTAAGTCTGCAATAAAAATGTAA
- a CDS encoding gliding motility protein GldB, giving the protein MKIFRITILSSILVLSLHSCKKEQETPWKVEIEKPAEKVQVVDISKMFYDKNVPLDQFKTSFPWFQGTVPDEDFAKRRADANEIKIYNEAIQKIDVQKLQTELQELFSHIKYYFPKFNSPKVYLFSSALQMAQDPIIYDEKTGFLFIDITGFMGDGNANYKGLEMYFQKSMNPANIVPKVSQIFAENIVTASTEQKFVDQLILNGKIMTLQDAFLPNFPDYLKMNYTAKQYDWAVANEANIWNYFVENNLIFSDDPRLVERFISPGPFSKFYTEIDNESSPQIGIFTGWQICKSYIKQNPETKLLDFLKLDAQTIFNKAGYKPKN; this is encoded by the coding sequence ATGAAGATTTTCCGAATTACTATACTTTCTTCCATTTTAGTTTTGAGCCTACATTCATGTAAAAAAGAGCAGGAAACACCATGGAAGGTAGAAATTGAGAAACCTGCAGAAAAAGTACAGGTAGTAGATATTTCTAAAATGTTTTATGATAAAAATGTTCCGTTGGACCAGTTTAAAACAAGCTTTCCTTGGTTTCAGGGAACGGTGCCTGATGAAGACTTTGCAAAAAGAAGAGCGGATGCCAATGAAATTAAAATTTATAATGAAGCGATTCAAAAAATAGATGTACAGAAGCTGCAGACTGAGCTTCAGGAATTATTTTCACATATAAAATATTATTTTCCAAAATTTAATAGTCCGAAAGTATATTTGTTTTCCTCTGCCTTGCAAATGGCTCAGGATCCAATCATCTATGATGAAAAAACCGGTTTTTTATTCATAGATATTACAGGATTTATGGGAGATGGAAATGCTAACTATAAGGGATTGGAAATGTATTTCCAGAAATCCATGAACCCTGCTAATATCGTTCCGAAGGTTTCACAAATTTTTGCTGAGAATATTGTAACGGCTTCAACGGAACAAAAATTTGTAGATCAGCTGATCCTTAATGGAAAGATCATGACACTACAGGATGCTTTTTTACCCAATTTTCCGGACTATCTGAAAATGAATTATACAGCCAAACAATATGACTGGGCAGTAGCTAATGAAGCCAATATCTGGAATTACTTTGTAGAGAATAATTTAATATTCAGTGATGATCCGAGGTTGGTGGAACGTTTTATTTCTCCGGGACCTTTTTCGAAGTTTTATACTGAAATCGATAATGAATCTTCTCCTCAGATCGGAATTTTTACAGGATGGCAGATTTGTAAATCGTATATAAAGCAAAATCCGGAAACCAAATTATTGGATTTCTTAAAACTGGATGCACAAACGATCTTCAATAAAGCGGGGTATAAGCCTAAAAATTAA
- a CDS encoding GNAT family N-acetyltransferase has product MILETERLLIRKFEETDFERLFLLDSNPEVMKYIGVAPLSEPHESIKVIKMIQQQYVDNGIGRLAVIEKETGLLIGWSGLKLLTEEINGYKDIYDLGYRFLPEYWGKGYAFEAAKASLDYGFHTLKIDTVYAHAHSENTGSNHILKKLGFEKTGEFTEPDGICFWYEIKSENYSL; this is encoded by the coding sequence ATGATACTGGAAACTGAACGTCTTTTAATAAGAAAATTTGAAGAAACAGATTTTGAACGCCTGTTTCTGCTCGACTCCAATCCTGAAGTGATGAAATATATTGGAGTCGCTCCTCTTTCTGAACCTCATGAGTCTATAAAGGTTATTAAAATGATTCAGCAGCAATATGTTGACAATGGTATCGGAAGATTGGCTGTGATTGAAAAAGAAACGGGATTATTGATAGGCTGGAGCGGCCTGAAATTACTGACTGAAGAAATCAACGGATATAAAGATATATATGATTTAGGCTACCGTTTTTTACCTGAATACTGGGGGAAAGGCTATGCATTTGAAGCAGCAAAAGCTTCTTTGGATTATGGTTTTCACACCTTAAAAATTGATACTGTTTATGCCCATGCTCATTCTGAAAATACAGGTTCAAATCATATTTTAAAAAAACTGGGCTTTGAAAAAACAGGTGAATTCACAGAACCTGACGGAATTTGTTTCTGGTACGAAATAAAAAGCGAAAATTACTCCCTATGA
- a CDS encoding GNAT family N-acetyltransferase: MITIRQEEEKDHQHVFQLIEEAFKSMEHSDHQEQFLVERLRQSEAFIPELSLVAENEHGEIVGHILFTKLKIINDSETFESLALAPVSVKPEFQNRGIGGQLITSGHLIAKKLGYGSVILIGHEKYYPMFGYQKTTNFGISFPFEVPEENGMAIELTENSLKNIKGTIKYPKEFGIN, encoded by the coding sequence ATGATTACAATAAGACAGGAAGAGGAAAAAGATCATCAGCATGTTTTTCAATTGATAGAAGAGGCTTTCAAAAGCATGGAACATAGTGATCATCAGGAACAGTTTTTAGTTGAAAGATTAAGACAATCTGAGGCTTTTATTCCTGAATTATCCCTCGTTGCAGAAAATGAGCACGGAGAAATTGTAGGCCACATTTTATTTACAAAGCTTAAAATTATTAATGATTCCGAAACGTTTGAATCGTTAGCCTTAGCTCCTGTTTCCGTAAAACCTGAGTTTCAAAACCGGGGAATCGGAGGTCAATTAATTACATCCGGGCATCTTATTGCAAAAAAACTCGGATACGGATCGGTCATTTTAATTGGGCATGAAAAATATTATCCTATGTTTGGATATCAAAAAACAACTAATTTTGGGATTTCCTTTCCGTTTGAAGTTCCTGAAGAAAACGGGATGGCCATAGAATTGACAGAAAATTCATTAAAAAATATAAAAGGGACTATAAAATACCCGAAAGAGTTCGGAATAAACTAA
- the nadE gene encoding NAD(+) synthase, translated as MQTQKVIHHLVNWLKDYATKANVKGYVIGVSGGVDSGVVSTLCAMTGLEVLLLEMPIRQKEDQVNRAQDHIADLKKRFPNVQGKRIDLTPVFETFEDSVENHVEGRWSNNLSLANTRSRFRMVTLYYFGQLHGLLVCGTGNKVEDFGIGFYTKYGDGGVDVSPIADLYKTEVYALAKDLNLIESIQNAIPTDGLWDAERTDEDQIGATYPELEKIQKEYGTKTVEDYEGRDKEVFMIFDRMHKAAKHKMIPIPICDIPEEWRED; from the coding sequence ATGCAGACACAAAAAGTAATACATCATCTTGTCAACTGGTTGAAAGATTATGCAACGAAAGCCAATGTAAAAGGATATGTAATCGGAGTTTCGGGAGGAGTAGACTCCGGTGTAGTTTCTACCTTATGTGCCATGACAGGGCTTGAGGTTTTGCTTTTAGAAATGCCTATCAGACAAAAAGAGGATCAGGTAAACCGGGCACAGGATCATATTGCAGATCTAAAGAAAAGATTTCCGAATGTACAGGGAAAAAGAATTGATCTGACCCCTGTTTTTGAAACTTTTGAAGACAGCGTAGAAAATCATGTGGAAGGAAGATGGAGCAACAATCTGTCTTTAGCCAATACAAGATCCCGCTTCAGAATGGTAACATTATACTATTTTGGGCAGCTTCACGGGCTTTTAGTTTGCGGAACAGGAAACAAAGTAGAAGATTTCGGAATCGGTTTTTATACCAAATACGGTGATGGTGGCGTAGACGTTTCTCCAATTGCCGATCTTTATAAAACTGAAGTGTACGCATTGGCAAAAGACTTAAACCTTATAGAAAGTATTCAAAATGCCATTCCAACAGACGGGCTCTGGGATGCGGAAAGAACCGATGAAGACCAAATCGGAGCCACTTATCCTGAATTGGAAAAAATTCAGAAAGAATACGGAACCAAAACCGTTGAAGATTATGAAGGGCGAGACAAAGAAGTGTTTATGATTTTTGACAGAATGCATAAAGCCGCAAAACATAAAATGATTCCTATTCCTATCTGCGATATTCCTGAAGAATGGAGAGAAGACTAA
- a CDS encoding ribonuclease domain-containing protein, with product MTGKIRSLFFICLGLLFGMSVMYIYNNFIADKNPIRQEEATQTRKDQSSFQTKQGNTSQNSREIYSITEETKVISYVKQNHELPEYYITKNEAKKLGWSPSKGNLCDVLPGKAIGGDHFGNREGKLPKGQKYFEADVNYNCGNRNADRIIFTKNGDVYLTKNHYKSFEKQ from the coding sequence ATGACCGGTAAAATAAGATCTCTTTTTTTCATCTGTCTCGGGCTTCTTTTCGGGATGTCTGTCATGTATATTTACAATAACTTCATTGCAGATAAGAATCCAATCCGACAAGAGGAAGCAACTCAAACACGGAAAGACCAAAGCAGTTTTCAGACAAAGCAGGGAAATACTTCACAAAACAGCAGGGAAATTTATTCTATTACGGAAGAAACTAAAGTCATTTCTTATGTAAAACAAAATCATGAGCTTCCGGAATATTATATTACAAAAAATGAAGCCAAAAAACTGGGATGGAGCCCTTCAAAAGGAAATCTTTGTGATGTATTGCCCGGAAAAGCGATTGGCGGAGATCATTTTGGAAACAGAGAAGGAAAATTGCCTAAAGGACAAAAATATTTTGAAGCCGATGTCAATTACAACTGCGGAAACAGAAATGCAGACCGTATTATTTTTACTAAAAACGGAGATGTTTATTTAACGAAAAACCATTATAAAAGCTTTGAAAAACAGTAA
- a CDS encoding GIY-YIG nuclease family protein, with protein MANKNNTTLYTGVTSDLPKRVQQHKENYYQQSFTAKYNLHKLVYWESFQEIGDAIFREKQIKAGSR; from the coding sequence TTGGCGAATAAAAACAATACAACTCTTTATACGGGAGTTACTTCCGACTTACCTAAACGTGTACAACAACACAAAGAAAATTATTATCAACAAAGTTTTACAGCAAAATATAATTTACATAAATTAGTTTATTGGGAATCCTTTCAAGAAATCGGAGATGCGATTTTTAGAGAAAAACAAATAAAAGCAGGTTCAAGATAA
- a CDS encoding barstar family protein: MKTIYIDFTDIGDYEDFYAQLKEKIVLPEHFGENLDALSDVISGELEMPLHLEFVNMSIDQLELFEDLLTTLEDEEDETEGFSFTYYLEQYEDDEEEFNEE, from the coding sequence ATGAAAACAATATATATAGATTTTACAGATATAGGAGATTATGAAGACTTCTATGCTCAATTAAAAGAAAAAATCGTTCTTCCCGAACATTTTGGGGAAAATCTTGATGCGCTTTCTGATGTTATTTCAGGAGAACTGGAAATGCCTCTTCACCTGGAGTTTGTGAATATGAGTATAGATCAGTTAGAACTTTTTGAAGATTTACTCACAACTTTGGAAGATGAAGAAGATGAAACGGAAGGATTCTCTTTCACTTATTATCTGGAACAGTATGAGGACGATGAAGAGGAATTCAACGAAGAATAA
- a CDS encoding T9SS type A sorting domain-containing protein — MKKIYNLSIKVLVGYCILSFGITKAQLTVMGVGNYTVGAVSDNGVVSMHTSAGGIYKWSAANGLVQIGALTNGYPAAGRTLVSNDGTRIASSTTNAATGFNEISTYDVATSTWANKGGLVPTGWDGSVSSAWGMSSNGNVIVGLGWLTAANAHAVKWDAVNGVVDLGSIVSGRSSRANAVNADGTVIVGWQDESTGTRSGARWVNGVENFITDNSGNNLGEAGAVSADGNTVIGAAMPNPYVWNTTSGVTYITHPNSSVFFRGGATGISANGTTVVGYFRAFSAPPMSGEGFIWTAAGGRVNLNDYATALGIATNGVTMALPLAISQDGKKIAGVGTNATGQIVGFYLDLTQYLSVRDTVKDNSEIGIYPNPVANILYFKGTEKIDKAEIYNMVGQKVKSFNSVDHQIDVSSLLSGNYVLQYSVKGGKQQNYKFIKQ; from the coding sequence ATGAAAAAAATTTACAATCTTTCAATTAAAGTATTGGTGGGTTACTGCATACTAAGTTTTGGAATTACAAAAGCACAGCTTACGGTAATGGGAGTTGGAAACTATACGGTAGGAGCCGTTTCAGATAACGGAGTCGTAAGTATGCATACGAGTGCCGGTGGAATTTATAAATGGAGTGCGGCTAACGGACTTGTACAGATAGGAGCACTTACAAATGGATATCCTGCTGCAGGAAGAACGTTGGTTTCTAATGACGGAACAAGGATTGCGTCTTCAACAACGAATGCTGCAACTGGTTTTAATGAAATTTCAACATATGATGTGGCTACATCTACATGGGCAAATAAAGGCGGGCTTGTTCCTACAGGTTGGGATGGCAGTGTAAGTTCTGCTTGGGGTATGTCATCCAACGGAAATGTCATTGTTGGACTGGGTTGGCTTACGGCGGCTAATGCACATGCTGTTAAATGGGATGCAGTGAATGGAGTTGTGGATTTGGGAAGCATAGTTTCAGGGCGCAGCTCAAGAGCAAATGCCGTAAATGCTGATGGAACTGTGATTGTAGGATGGCAGGATGAATCAACAGGAACCAGAAGTGGTGCAAGATGGGTGAATGGAGTAGAAAATTTTATTACAGATAACAGCGGAAATAATCTGGGTGAAGCCGGAGCCGTTTCAGCTGATGGAAATACGGTAATTGGAGCAGCAATGCCCAATCCTTATGTTTGGAATACAACATCTGGAGTTACTTACATAACACATCCAAATTCCTCGGTCTTCTTCAGGGGTGGTGCAACAGGAATATCTGCCAATGGAACAACTGTAGTAGGGTATTTCAGGGCGTTTTCAGCACCTCCGATGTCTGGAGAAGGCTTTATTTGGACTGCGGCGGGCGGGCGTGTTAATTTGAATGATTATGCGACAGCATTAGGAATTGCAACCAATGGAGTAACGATGGCGCTGCCATTAGCAATTTCCCAGGACGGGAAAAAGATTGCAGGAGTAGGAACAAATGCAACGGGGCAGATCGTAGGGTTTTATTTGGATCTTACCCAATATTTGTCGGTAAGGGATACTGTAAAAGATAACAGTGAGATAGGGATTTACCCGAATCCGGTAGCGAATATCCTTTACTTTAAAGGAACTGAAAAAATTGATAAGGCTGAAATTTATAATATGGTCGGGCAAAAAGTGAAATCATTCAACTCGGTAGATCATCAGATCGACGTATCGTCTTTATTAAGTGGAAATTATGTACTGCAATATTCTGTTAAGGGGGGAAAACAACAGAATTATAAATTCATAAAGCAGTAG
- a CDS encoding helix-turn-helix domain-containing protein, with translation MPRNKRNILLLIFIFYSIFTNGQSGPDFSILADKAFQKLYQNPDDCISYSQSLLLSDQNIEHKLVLQNIISQAYAMKGDYVQSVSISTQQEDFQQNNLSYFMQAFGNYNLAEQYQNLDLYDQSKKIIAHLLSDQNLLKSNDPSLRITVAKIYQLQALNLGINRDYPSALKYLTKSDQYTNSSNEENIITQIENKIFRSSYLLRQNKLNESKKLTDKVIAHLEKYKEHPFLLSLAYETLSRYYFLKQDYTTSVSKSEMALSQIESLPFSSLKIKIYESLSRNYFALHDDVKYHQYNKLYINLTTKEDSNTKEGIRYIVKLAETNQNKSIEFQKQNYAQSLGILLLIVTFIILALLIYFLIIKSKNKDLKKQFDFFEKQSKREQKAHSSLPVIKEIPIIEKNSEKDSNKISKEKEEEILQKLEEFEQSDRFLNKSMSLSLLSSQMEINTKYLSEVINTHKEKNFNGYINELRINHIAHLLRTDSVFLNYKVSYLAEYSGFSSHSTFTTVFKSVTGMSPNTYIQEISKSKIV, from the coding sequence ATGCCGAGAAACAAAAGGAATATTCTACTGCTGATTTTCATTTTTTACTCCATTTTTACAAACGGACAGTCTGGCCCTGACTTTAGTATTCTGGCAGATAAAGCGTTTCAAAAGCTGTATCAAAATCCTGATGACTGCATTAGCTACTCTCAAAGTCTTCTCCTGAGTGATCAGAATATAGAGCATAAACTCGTATTGCAAAACATCATTTCACAAGCTTATGCCATGAAGGGCGATTATGTTCAGTCTGTAAGTATCTCTACACAACAGGAAGATTTTCAACAAAATAATCTTTCTTATTTCATGCAGGCTTTTGGAAACTATAATCTTGCGGAACAATATCAAAATCTGGATTTATATGATCAGTCCAAAAAAATCATTGCTCATCTTCTGTCAGATCAGAATCTTCTAAAAAGTAATGATCCTAGCCTGAGAATAACAGTAGCCAAAATTTATCAGCTCCAGGCGCTAAACCTTGGAATCAACAGAGACTATCCATCAGCGTTGAAATATCTCACAAAAAGCGATCAGTATACGAATAGCAGTAATGAGGAAAATATTATCACTCAAATTGAAAATAAGATTTTCCGCTCGTCTTATTTACTGAGGCAAAATAAATTAAATGAATCTAAAAAACTTACAGACAAGGTAATTGCTCATCTTGAAAAATATAAAGAGCATCCTTTTTTATTGAGCCTCGCCTATGAAACTTTGTCCAGATATTATTTCCTTAAGCAGGATTATACAACATCGGTTTCTAAATCGGAAATGGCACTTTCGCAGATTGAGAGTCTTCCGTTCAGCAGTTTAAAAATTAAAATTTATGAATCGTTATCGCGAAACTATTTTGCGCTTCATGATGATGTTAAATACCACCAATACAATAAGCTTTACATTAATTTAACAACCAAAGAAGACTCCAATACCAAAGAAGGAATACGGTATATTGTAAAGCTTGCGGAAACCAACCAAAATAAGAGTATTGAATTTCAAAAGCAGAATTACGCACAGTCTTTAGGAATTTTATTATTAATCGTGACTTTCATAATCCTTGCATTGCTCATTTATTTTTTAATTATCAAAAGCAAAAACAAAGACTTAAAAAAACAGTTCGACTTTTTTGAAAAGCAAAGCAAACGCGAACAGAAAGCACACTCTTCCTTACCTGTCATAAAAGAAATTCCGATTATCGAAAAGAATTCTGAAAAAGATTCGAATAAAATATCTAAGGAAAAAGAAGAGGAAATCCTTCAAAAACTTGAAGAATTTGAACAATCTGACCGGTTTTTGAATAAAAGCATGTCGCTCTCCCTGCTTTCTTCCCAAATGGAGATCAATACAAAATACCTGTCTGAAGTCATTAATACTCATAAAGAAAAAAACTTCAACGGATACATCAATGAATTAAGGATTAATCATATTGCTCATTTATTGAGAACCGATTCCGTATTCCTTAATTATAAAGTAAGCTATCTTGCAGAATATTCAGGATTTTCGTCTCACAGCACATTTACAACTGTGTTCAAATCCGTTACGGGAATGTCTCCCAATACCTATATCCAGGAAATCAGTAAAAGTAAAATTGTATGA
- a CDS encoding tetratricopeptide repeat protein has product MKFILKIFSFLLLSFYISVSAQKVPVDSLMKKAYNEIYDNPDNAIKIGKNLLKKDHEINTSIKIYMLLSTANIAKRNFDESLKYILKAKELSQKTNDVKNQASVLVAVAIQYQQMELFSKSLETLNEAALYLAKVPENSPEKYIETARSYAIRGMIYKSQSNSEIALEKFLTSLQNFEKVPLQKMTYSNVSVVYYNIGYCYLNLNQIDKAQHAFLQSVNYAQKNHAKSLEAFALKGMAEMHKQKREHQTAVNLLQKAESLSKNTGDIVLNEGIYKEMADNHLALGRQDFYQLYNKKYFEMRFKRKENELISINQVINNHNKETSIKSKEIKSYYSNVMIISAIAGAIIIAVLLYLILKIKKLNNKHQKEIQHIIRTS; this is encoded by the coding sequence ATGAAATTCATTTTAAAAATATTTTCATTCCTGTTATTAAGCTTTTATATTTCTGTAAGTGCTCAAAAAGTACCTGTAGATTCTTTGATGAAAAAAGCTTATAATGAAATTTATGATAATCCGGATAACGCAATTAAAATTGGTAAAAATCTGTTAAAAAAAGATCATGAGATTAACACCTCTATCAAAATTTATATGCTGCTTTCCACGGCAAATATTGCCAAAAGGAATTTTGATGAGTCTTTGAAATACATTTTAAAGGCTAAAGAACTTTCACAAAAAACAAACGATGTCAAAAATCAGGCAAGTGTACTCGTTGCAGTTGCCATACAATATCAGCAAATGGAACTTTTTAGCAAAAGTCTTGAAACCCTCAACGAAGCAGCTCTATACTTGGCAAAAGTTCCTGAAAATTCACCTGAGAAATACATAGAAACCGCCAGAAGCTATGCTATACGAGGGATGATTTATAAGAGCCAGTCGAATTCAGAAATTGCTCTTGAAAAATTTCTTACTTCTCTGCAAAATTTTGAAAAAGTTCCTTTACAAAAAATGACCTACTCAAATGTGAGCGTAGTGTATTATAACATTGGGTATTGTTATCTGAACCTGAACCAAATCGACAAAGCACAGCATGCATTTTTACAATCTGTAAATTATGCACAGAAAAATCATGCAAAAAGCCTTGAAGCCTTTGCTTTAAAGGGAATGGCCGAAATGCACAAACAAAAGCGGGAACATCAGACCGCCGTAAATCTTTTACAGAAAGCAGAAAGCCTTAGTAAAAATACCGGTGATATTGTTCTTAATGAAGGTATTTATAAAGAAATGGCAGACAATCATCTGGCTTTAGGGAGGCAAGATTTCTATCAACTCTATAATAAAAAGTATTTTGAAATGCGTTTCAAAAGAAAGGAAAACGAATTAATTTCCATCAACCAGGTAATTAATAATCACAACAAAGAAACTTCTATCAAAAGCAAAGAGATTAAATCCTATTATAGTAATGTAATGATTATTTCGGCTATTGCAGGAGCAATTATTATAGCTGTTCTTTTATACCTGATTTTAAAAATTAAAAAGCTCAATAATAAGCATCAAAAAGAAATACAGCATATTATACGGACTTCATAG
- the pafA gene encoding alkaline phosphatase PafA: protein MLRKISIAAVTFLSVFTINAQKNKNSQIERPKLVVGLVVDQMRWDYLHRFYNKYGNEGFKRLLGTGYSLNNVHIPYVPTVTALGHTCIYTGSVPAIHGIAGNDWTDKETGQNVYCTTDENVKPVGTTNAKIGSHSPKNLWSTTVTDELRLATNFQGKVIGVSLKDRASILPAGHNPNGAFWFDDSSGDFITSSWYMNDLPQWVKSFNSQNLPDKLVANGWNTLLPINQYTESSPDNSSWEGLLGSAKTPTFPYSNLAADYKAKKDNIRYTPFGNTLTLKLAEASVEGEKLGGDDITDFLAINLASTDYAGHKFGPNSIEVEDVYLRLDQDLAQFFNYLDSKVGKGQYTVFLSADHGGAHSVGFLQEHKIATGFFGEGMEKNINERLKEKFGVDKLINAVDNYQVYFDRKLMKDNKLELDDVRDFAIKELEKDPTVLYAVSVTEVQEATIPEPIKQRIINGINRQRSGDIQLISHDSMLPPYSKTGTTHSVWNSYDSHIPLIFMGWGIQRGESNKPYFMTDIAPTVSSLLKIQFPSGNVGNPITEAIGK from the coding sequence ATGCTTAGGAAAATTTCGATTGCAGCGGTTACTTTTTTGTCCGTTTTTACAATCAATGCGCAGAAGAACAAAAATTCACAAATAGAAAGACCGAAATTGGTAGTGGGTTTGGTAGTAGATCAGATGAGGTGGGACTACCTGCATCGTTTTTATAATAAATATGGTAACGAAGGTTTCAAAAGATTGTTAGGGACGGGATATTCTTTAAATAATGTTCATATTCCGTATGTTCCTACCGTTACGGCTTTAGGACATACTTGTATTTATACGGGTTCGGTTCCGGCTATTCATGGGATTGCTGGAAATGACTGGACAGACAAGGAAACAGGTCAAAATGTATATTGTACAACAGACGAGAATGTAAAACCTGTAGGGACAACCAATGCAAAAATCGGAAGTCACTCTCCGAAAAACCTTTGGTCTACAACGGTTACCGACGAACTGAGATTGGCAACCAATTTCCAGGGAAAAGTAATCGGGGTTTCTCTGAAAGACAGGGCTTCCATCTTACCGGCCGGTCACAATCCGAACGGGGCTTTTTGGTTTGATGATTCTTCAGGAGATTTTATTACAAGCTCTTGGTATATGAATGATTTGCCACAATGGGTGAAATCTTTCAATTCTCAGAATTTACCGGATAAACTGGTAGCAAACGGTTGGAATACATTACTTCCGATCAATCAATATACAGAAAGTTCTCCGGATAATTCTTCCTGGGAAGGATTGCTGGGGAGTGCTAAGACACCTACTTTTCCTTACAGTAATTTAGCCGCTGATTACAAAGCGAAAAAAGATAATATCCGTTATACACCTTTTGGAAATACATTGACTTTGAAGCTGGCAGAAGCTTCTGTAGAAGGAGAAAAGCTGGGAGGTGATGATATTACCGACTTTTTGGCGATCAATCTGGCATCAACGGATTATGCAGGTCATAAATTTGGTCCGAATTCTATTGAGGTGGAAGATGTTTATTTAAGGCTAGACCAGGATTTAGCCCAGTTTTTTAATTATTTGGACTCAAAAGTAGGGAAAGGGCAATATACGGTTTTTCTTTCTGCAGATCACGGAGGAGCACATTCTGTAGGGTTTTTGCAGGAACATAAAATTGCAACAGGTTTCTTCGGCGAAGGGATGGAAAAAAATATCAATGAAAGATTAAAAGAAAAATTCGGAGTTGATAAACTGATTAATGCTGTTGATAATTACCAGGTTTATTTTGACAGAAAACTGATGAAGGATAATAAACTTGAATTGGATGATGTAAGAGATTTTGCAATTAAGGAATTAGAAAAAGATCCTACCGTTTTGTATGCGGTTTCTGTAACGGAAGTTCAGGAAGCTACTATTCCGGAACCTATCAAACAGAGAATCATCAATGGAATTAACAGACAAAGAAGCGGTGATATTCAGCTGATTTCCCATGATTCTATGTTGCCTCCTTATTCAAAAACTGGAACCACGCATAGTGTCTGGAACTCTTATGATTCACATATTCCGTTAATTTTTATGGGATGGGGAATTCAGCGCGGAGAAAGCAATAAGCCTTATTTTATGACAGATATTGCGCCTACGGTTTCTTCTTTACTGAAAATCCAGTTTCCCAGCGGAAATGTAGGAAACCCGATTACCGAAGCTATCGGTAAATAA
- a CDS encoding GNAT family N-acetyltransferase, producing the protein MIEIKKLEKLTSNPTLNWGFNGYETDKIFSVSTIKMGSSFEFSLREKKQYYKKVWETNNEDIDHLNDIISQGNSFGAFENNELIGWAICDFRAWNNSLFIESILVHEKFRGQSIGKLLIKNINRKARELQCRLVELETQNTNYPAIQFYQNAGFSITGINTKLYNDSTETALLMSFDVLA; encoded by the coding sequence ATGATTGAAATCAAAAAACTGGAAAAGCTCACTTCCAATCCCACTTTAAATTGGGGGTTCAACGGTTATGAAACCGATAAGATTTTTAGTGTTTCCACCATCAAAATGGGGAGTTCTTTTGAGTTCAGCTTAAGAGAAAAAAAGCAATATTATAAAAAGGTTTGGGAAACCAATAATGAAGATATTGATCATCTTAATGATATTATAAGTCAGGGGAATTCCTTCGGAGCTTTTGAAAACAATGAATTAATCGGTTGGGCGATTTGTGATTTTAGAGCATGGAACAACAGTCTTTTCATTGAAAGCATTTTGGTTCATGAAAAATTTCGCGGTCAGAGTATCGGAAAGCTCCTTATTAAAAATATCAACCGAAAAGCAAGAGAACTGCAATGCAGATTGGTGGAACTGGAAACCCAAAACACCAACTATCCCGCCATACAATTCTACCAAAACGCAGGTTTTTCCATCACAGGAATTAATACCAAATTATATAATGATTCCACTGAAACCGCTTTATTGATGAGTTTTGATGTGCTGGCTTAA